The segment ATATAGCGACAACAGCCAATCGTTTTATTGATTAATGTCGTCTGTTCTTTTGTCGGATAGAGACGGAATTTATACGCTTTATAAGTCAACAATCGGTTCACCTCCATTTCTTACATTCTACCAAATAGAATGTATGTTCTCAAGTGTAAGAAAAAACTTTAGGCTACCGCCTACCGACATTCATCTCCCACTTACTTATTGGGCTATGCCCTACACATTCCTTGAAGTGGAAGTCTTCTGTCGGATAATGATAAAAAAGAGCCCTCTTCACGAAGGCTCCCGCTATTTTATTCGTTTATGCATTCACTACTTCAGATTCACCTGATGTGTTGCGGATCATATAGTCGAATGCGCCAAGTGCTGCCGTAGCTCCAGCACCCATTGAAATAATGATTTGTTTGAAAGCTGCATCTGTACAGTCACCTGCTGCAAAGACACCTGGCATATTTGTTGCACCGTGCTTATCAACAATAATTTCACCATGTGCATTCATTGTAATTGCACCTTGTAAAAATTCTGTGTTTGGTAGTAAACCAATTTGAACGAATAGACCTTCTAGCTCAATATGGCGTTCTTCACCTGAAACATTGTCTAAGTACGTTAGGCCATTTACTTTATTTGTACCTGTAATTTCTTTTGTGAAAGCATTTGTAATAACGGTTACGTTTTTCAAGCTACGTACGCGTTCTTGTAAAACTTTATCTGCTGTAAGTTCTGCAGCACCTTGTAGTAAAGTAACGTGGTTTACAATACCCGCTAAGTCAATTGCTGCTTCAACACCAGAGTTACCGCCACCAACAACCGCGATATTTTTCCCTTTAAAAATAGGACCATCACAGTGTGGACAGTATGCAACACCTTTATTTTTAAACTCTTGCTCACCAGGTACACCAAGCTGACGGTAACGAGCACCCGTAGAAAGGATCACTGTTTTCCCTTTTAATACCGCGCCATTTTCTAGCGTAACTTCTACAAAATCTTTTTTCTCGATTTTCGCTGCACGTTGAGCTTTCATTACATCAATCTCATAATCAGCAACATGAGATTCTAAACTCGCCACAAATTTCGGACCTTCTGTTGCATTCGTTCCGATAATGTTTTCAATTGATAATGTATCATTTACTTGTCCACCGAAGCGCTCTGCTACGATACCTGTGCGAATGCCTTTACGCGCAGAGTAAATTGCCGCTGCTGCACCTGCAGGACCACCACCAACAACTAATACTTCAAATGGTTCAACATTTTCAAATTCAGAGCCATCTGACTTACTGCCGATTAGGTTTAAAATATCTTCAATGTCCATACGACCACCTGCAAAGTTTTTACCATTTGCAAATACAGTTGGTACAGCCATAACATCACGCTCTGTTACTTCATGTTGGAAAGCGCCACCTTCAATCATGACATGCGAAATATTCGGGTTTAATACCGCCATAATATTTAAAGCTTGTACAACATCTGGACAGTTGTGGCAAGTTAAACTAACGAATGATTCAAAATGGATTGGCTCTTTAATCGCTTGTACACGTTTAATAACTGACTCGTCTACTTTCGGCGCACGGCCTGAAACTTGTAGTAATGCTAATACTAATGACGTAAATTCATGACCAAGTGGTAAACCTGCAAATGCAATACCTGAATCTGCTTCACCTTTTTTATTTACACTAAAACTTGGTGTGCGTTCTAAAATTGTATGCTCAAGTGTAATGCGTGGAGACATTTTCTCAATTTCCGTTACTAATTCAAGTAAATCCTTTGAAACTTTATCATCGCCCGCACTTACTTTTAATACTAAGTCACCTTCAAGCATCGTTAAATATTGTTGTAATTGTGCTTTAATTTGATTATCTAACATCTTTTCGCTGCTGCATGATTCCTACCGATTGTTTTATTTTCTTGCCCCCTTCAATCGGACAACGTAAAAAAATCTGGTCATACCTCACTCTCTATACAGTCAGCTTTCCACCTCATTTCCTTTTAATAAAGGTAGAGAGTATTACCTTAAAACAGCCTTATTGTTATGAATTAAAATGGTTTACCTCGCACAATATAATACAAGGTTCTATCCAGTTAAAAACAGAGCGACAAAAATCAATCACAGTGATTGCTCTTTGCCGCCTGCCTTGTTTGTAGCGAATGTACTGCTACATACTATATTTCCTTAGCGAAAGATCTTAGATTTTACCTACTAAGTCTAAGCTTGGAGTTAATGTTGCGCTTCCTTCTTCCCATTTAGCCGGGCAAACTTCACCTGGATTATTGCGAACGTATTGAGCTGCTTTAATTTTGTTTACTAAAGTTGAAGCATCACGGCCAATACCACCTGCGTTGATTTCTACTGCTTGAACAACGCCATCTGGATCGATGATGAATGTACCGCGCTCAGCTAAGCCGTCTTCTTCGTTTAATACGTCGAAGCCTTTAGAAATTGTGTGAGATGGGTCACCAATCATGATATATTCAATAGTACCGATTACATCAGAAGTGTCATGCCATGCTTTATGTGTGAAGTGTGTATCAGTAGAAACTGAGTATACTTCAACGCCTAAAGATTTTAATGTAGCGTATTCGTTTTGTAAGTCGCCTAATTCAGTTGGGCAAACGAATGTGAAGTCTGCTGGATAGAAGCATACTACTGACCATTGTCCTTTGAAGTTTTCTGAAGATACGTCGATGAATTCACCTTTTTGGAAAGCCTTTGCTGAGAATTCTTGAATTTCTTTACCGATTAAAGCCATGTGTAATTTCCTCCTAGTAGTAAATAAAATTTTCATATTTATAATTATTATAAAATAATTATCATTACTATTAACGATTATCTTATATTATCTAATATTCGTCAACCATCAGCGTTTAAATCACTTAAATCCTTGATTATATAAGGATAAACTGTGACAATAACACTTTTTTTATACACACCTCTAATTGAGAATACTACATCCAAATTCTAAATATACAATAATATTCTACAAAAGGTTAAATTATCGTAACAAAACACCACTTCTTGTTTACGCGCGTTAAATCTCTTCCTTTTCAATTATTTGCTCAATAAAAAAAGGATTGATCTATATGAAATAGAACGAATCCCTTTTTTATTTATTTCATTCTCACTTACAGCTAGTGTGCTTGAAAATAGGTTCTTATCTTAAAACGCGTGCTCTAGTTCTTCTGTATGGCTTACTAATGCGTCAAGCAGTCCATTTAAACGTTGAACGGATAACGATACCCCTTCAATCATCGATAATAGCTCTTCACTATTTGCAGCATTTGATTGGATGCTCGTATATAGCGATTTGAAGATTCTATTCTCATCTTGCCCCGAGAGCTCCAAATCTTCTACTAGCTTATCTAATGCTGTAATTTTATGACGAGATAATTCCGTACTATCAATCAATTGCTCGATTAAATACCGCGCATCGGTCATTTCAACTTTGCTCGATTCAATCGTCGTAATTTGCTGATCATTACTCGTTTTTGCTAACCCGATTTCCTGCTGAAGTTCTAATAAAATGCCACTAATTTTCCTAGTAGCAACCGCACTTTGTTCTGCTAATTTACGTACCTCATCCGCAACAACCGCAAATCCCTTCCCTTGTTCCCCTGCCCTTGCTGCCTCGATGGAAGCATTCAACGCTAATAGGTTCGTATTATTTGCGATGTTTTCAATCAGTTGGATAATGTCGCCAATTTGGGCTGAGTTATCAAGCAAGCCGTTCATACGATCGCCATTATAATGTACTTCTTCAGCCATCGTATCAATCGTTTTCGACAACAGTTCCATTCCCTTAATACTATGTAATGTTGCAGATTTTGTATCATGGGAGAATTTTGCAAGCTCCTCTGTCTGACCTAATACTTGCTGTAACATAATCGCTTTGTTTTCAATATTTTGTTCTGCCTGCATTACCTGTTCTGCCTGCTGCTGGGTATTGTATGCAGTAGAGCGAACGGCCGCTGTTACTTCATATAATGTTTCCGTTGTCGTGTGCATTTCAGATGAATATTCACCTTGTGCCTGTGAAACGGCTTGTGTATTGTCATGTACAGAAGTTAAAATCGTTTTGTAATGTTGTTTTACCTCTTCAATTGCGCTTTGTATCTCTTTTAATTCGGCTTCCTTCACTTCACTTATTTCGTCGTTCGTGCCAAGTTCACGCAAATTTTTCGCAAACAGTCCAAGTGGCTTCAATTGTTTTGTAATAACACCAGATAAAATAGCAAGCAACACAATCATAATGACAATACTAATTAGGATTGTTTGAATGATCGAGCTACTAATCGCTGCACTGATTTCTTTTAAGGAATCACTCGTGTAATTTGTCGATGCAAAATATGGCTGTGTATCAATCGATGCATAAAGCGCATAGCGCACCTCGCCATCATAATAAACTGGCGCATACACTTCTGCAATATTGCCATCCATTTTCACTGATGCTTCTTTCCCTGAAAAAATAGCTGCGACTTCTTCATCCGTTGTTACTTTTCCCTTTTCAAACGTTGATTTCGCACCCGATACATTATTTTCAGTTAATACAAGAGAACTGTTATCAAATAAATTCAGGCTTTGTAACCCATAATCTTGCTCAAAAAACGTTGTTAACATATCTTCAACGCCATCCACCGCTAGAGATGATTGCACAATGCCTTTCCCGTTTGCCCGTGGAATCGCTGTAAATTTAAAAATTTCGCCTGTTTCTACTTTTATCTTCATTGCGGATGGGAGCTCCGTTGTCTCACCCGTCATGAGCATACGGTAGCCATCCCAAATATCATACAAACTTAAACCAGGTGCTCCTGCTTCAGTTGAAAGTGTGAAAACACCGTCAGTACCTGCAATATAATAGTCACCCATACCAGTTGTCGTTTTTAGTTGTTCTAATTGTGCTAATGAAACGTCATTATTTCGATCCATTTCTTGTAAAATTAATGCAGCATGAAACATCGTGCGGTCAATTTCCTTTTCCATCGTAATAACTTGCTCACCAATGAGTGAGGTTAAACGTTGTAAATCCTTTTTCACCGTCTCTGTTGCCTGCTCAGTAAGTGATTCCGTTGTTTCTTTTGACTGCTTATTTAAACTATTTTTTTCGATAAATAAGATTGTTCCTGCTGTGCCCCCTAGAACAATCGCAAATAAAATAAAAAAACCAATTATTTTTAACTTAATAGACAAACTTCACCCTCCTCTACTTTATAAAAATTAACGGTGCCTATCCATATGTATAACTTTGTGCCAATTTACAAAGTTCGCCTAAATTTGTCGTATCGATGGTACTACAGCTAACCGATTTGTATGATGCAGTACTCCGATTATGTTTATCACTTCAATAAAAGCATAGCAGTAACTTACAGAATTTTCTATGTACTTATTGTGAAGTTTTCCCTTCATAAGTATGGAGATTTAAGGAATTTTTGCTTAAAGTGAAAGACAATTAAAGTATATTTTTACGATTTTTTTGACTTCCTATATTTCATCAATAAAAAAACACTTGTAATTGCTATAGAAACGCTGATTTAACAACATTCCAACAACTATACAAATGTTTTCCTTCTATTATATGAATCATTTTGATCCCCCCTTTCCAAAAAGATATTATAAATAGGAAAGGTTAAAACTGGGTTAAAAACTAGTAAATTTATTGTTATCATTTTTTGTCCGATAACTGGTTAAACTTATTTACTTTTCCATTCACTCGCCAACATACCATATACGACATGATCGACATATTGATCATACAGCCATTCTGCATTTCGGATACAGCCCTCATTTACATAACCTAAACGTTCGGGAATACTTCGGCTTTTACGATTACCTTGTGCCGCGCGAATTTCAACTTTATTCAATTTCAACTCAGTAAATGCATACTCCGTTAACGCTTTCGCAACACGTGTCATAATGCCATGTCCTTGATAGGACTCCCCTAACCAATAGCCGATATACGCTGTATGATTTGACCAGTTAACATCATTAAATCCAGCGATACCAACGATTTCACCTTTATAGACAATCGCCGTGTTTAACCCTTTATTATCCGCAAAAATTTGAAGCGTGAACTTAATGTAGTTTTCCGTATCTTGTACTGTTTTCGTTGTATCTAGCCATGGTAGCCACTGTTTTAAATAAGTGCGTGATCCATCCGTTAATTCAAAAACCCTCGGTGCATCCTGAATGGTTACGAGCTTTAATGCAAGCTCCTCATCTATTTGATATGTAAACATCCAAATCCCTCCTTTTATAATTTGAAAGAAATTGTAACATATTCTTCCACTATTATTCTATTAATTTAGAATTTTCTTTCATAACTATACATATAAACAAATTATTAGCGCATTACTCCAAAGAAAAATCAATGAATCTACTCATACTTTCACTTGTAACGGGTATAGAAATTCAGGAGGGTTGCAAATGAAAAAAGTCATGCTAGGGCTAAGTGTATTAAGTAGTGCTGCTTGCTATACCGTATTACCAACTATTTTCACTCGGACCTTTTCAAAAAGAATTGTGAAAAACACAGCACAAAAAGGCCTATTATTGACGTTTGATGATGGCCCTAATCCACAATATACACCGCAATTATTACATTTACTGAAAAAGTATAAAGTCTGCGCGGTATTTTTTGTTGTGGCAAAAAAAGCATTACAACATCCAGAGCTCATTAAACGCATGCAGGCAGAAGGACATGTTATTGGCATCCATCACTATACGCATCAATCAAGCTTTGTCATGACACCAGCTAAGCTAAAAAGACAATTATTAAAGAGCAAACAAATTCTTGAAAGCATTACAAACGAGCCTGTCACACTTTATCGTCCTCCTTGGGGGCATTTCAATGCGGCGACACTCAAAATCGCAAAAGACTTTCAAATTATGATGTGGACTTCTATTTTCGGAGATTGGAAAGTGCAAACGTGTAAAACTTCATTACTTCAGCAACTTCATCAAGCAAGGTGTGACGGTGCGATTTATGTTTTACATGACTGCGGGCAAACTTTCGGAGCGGATCATGACGCACCCGAACATATGCTACAAACATTGCATCACTTTTTAGAGCAAGCTACGCGAGAAGGACAAGTTTTTACAAATCCGCATGATTGGACGAAGCAATATGTTCACAGTTGATAATGTACTAAACCTTATACAGCAGTACGGGGCAATTATTATCTTTATTTGTTTGTTTTTCGGAATTGTTGGCATCCCTGCACCTGAAGAAACACTGCTATTCATTATTGGAATTTTCATTCACTCGCAAAAATTGAATGGGGTGACCTCGGTGATGAGCGCCATTTTAGGAGCATTTATCGGCATGACTGTTGCATACGGCATCGGGCATTATGCAGGGGCACCCGTATTTCAAAAAGTAGTCAAGCGGCTAAAACTCAACAATTCTCAAGTACAAGCCTGGCAAGAAAAATATCAAAGCAATTATAGAAGAGCATTAATCGTTGGCTTTTTTATTCCTGGAGCGAGGCAAATGAACCCTTATATTGCAGGGTTATCTCATATTCCTTTACTTCCCTTTTTACTTTATAGCTTCATCGGGACACTCATTTGGACAGTACCATTTATTGCATTAGGCTACTTGTCCGGCAACCTGTTTCATATCCCATATAAATATTTACCGCTTATCGGACTTGGGATTGCGCTACTGTTCGGACTTTACTATCTCCTTAAAAAGAAATAACTACTTCATAAAAGGACGTGAAAGAAATGATTCTAATCTTACCCTTTATGCAAATGAAATCTGGGCATCACCTGGTGGCAGACGCATTAGAAGCGCATATTCGTCAGCAAGACCCTCAAGTTAGCGTAGAAAAAGTTGATATTTTCCATCACACATGGCCAAGGTTAGAACGCGTTGTTTCTAAATGTTATTTAACATGGATTCAGCAATATCCTAAATCCTACAGTCGTTTTTATAAAGAAAATTTTAATGCGAAGGACTATCAAGTTCGGTTATTTCAGCCATTTGAATATATGATGGAGCAGGCACTAGAGCAAATTATTTTGGAGAAACAACCAGAGGCAATCATTTGTACACATAGCTTTCCATCACATGCTGCTAGTCGTCTTAAGCAGGCTGGAAAAATTCAAGTTCCAATTATTAATGCCTATACAGATTTCTTTACTAGTGGTGTTTGGGCAAAAGATGGTGTGGATTTACATTTAGCACCTTCAAAATTTGTAGCCACACATTTAATGGAGCAATTTTTTGTGGCGGAAGAAAAAATCGTTATTTCAGGCATTCCCATTCACCCAGAAATTCAGCCTGTTACTAACCGGCAATTAAAACATCCCCCGCATATTTTAATTGCCGGTGGGAATTGTGGGTTAGGCAATATTAAATCACTCGTCAATCAATGTCTCGGGCTAAGCAATATTCACTTTTCTGTACTATGCGGCAACAACAAAAGATTATTACAGGAACTTCAAAATCTTTCGCTACCTAACGTAACACCGCTCCCTTATATTGCGAGCCGCGCACAGATGAATGCTCTTTATGATCAGGTGGATGCCATTATTTCAAAGCCAGGTGGTGTTACAGTAGCAGAAGCGCTTTCGAAAAAAATCCCGATTTTCATCGAGTCTGTATTACCTGGTCAGGAACAGATTAATATGGATTACTTACTTCCTGCACAGCTCGTTTTTCAAACTACCGACTGTGCTCATTCTTTATTGGAGGTATATAGCACTTTGAAAAACGAAATGGAAATGGATAAATTCAAGCGGGCTATTCAAATGTATGAGCAAGATTTGGATTTGCAAGTGGGGGAATTGATTCACAAAATACTTGGGCATTTACCACATGCAAAACAACCTTATCCATACGAGCCTTTCAATCGTCTAGCTTTGCTTTCATAATGAATGTAAAAAAAGACCTGAATTCGAATGTTTCCGAACTCAGGTCTTTCTCATCATTAGTTTGTAAAAGATAATACGGCATTTTTATATTTCTCTAACGTTTGAGCCGCCTCGTTTTTGTTTGTGTATTCGAACATACGAATATCATTTTGATTATTAAATACTGTTACTACCCACATGTGTATTCTCTCCTTTTAGTTTGTATATGATAATACTGCGTTTGTATATTTCGCTAATTCTTGTGCTGCCTCATTTTTGCTTGTGTATTCGAACATACGAATATCGTTTTGATTATTAAATACTGTTACTACCCACATCATTCATTTCTCCTTTAAAATGTATTTTGTGTACTATAACAATCATTCATTTCCAATACCTTTTGAAAGTTGTTGTATAACATACTTCCTGATTCCTATTCTACTCCGATTTTAATAAAATGAAAGCCCTTTGTTCAGCTTTTCACAATGTATTCATAATTATGGCGCTTTCTTTGAACACTTTGTGACATCAGTGTTATCAAGGTATAAAGCGCATTTTTAGTAAAATAGTTCCCGAACGAGCAAGTCTTGTTGTAGTACAGAATACGCTGTATTTTAGTGATTTAGTACAGTGGGATTTTATGTCCTGTCCAACTTAAATTACAAATTAAAAACAAAAAACCACATCAAATTTTTACACTTGATGTGGTGATTCGTATTCTAATCTTTAGTTCGCCTTACGATTTAAAAAGCTTACGGCTGTATTCGTCCATCTTTCTACTTGCGCTTGCTTTTCTTCATCATTTTGAAATTGCTTCACAATAGCTGTCGTTGCCTTTTGCGAAGAATCATTTAACACATTCAATGCCGTGCCTACATCTTTTACTGATTGGACAACGGTTTGAAACGATTGCTTTTTATAATCTAGATCCGTTTTCATTTTATCCACCGTTGCAGTCAGTGCCGTTGTTTGCGTTTGAATTCCTTCTAGTTGCTTTTGAATACCTTGCATATGCGCTAAAATAACGGTAATTACATTTTTTAATGGAAAAATAACAACAGCGATGCATCCTACAAATATAACGACTGCTAAAATTAGAATAATGACTGCCGCTAGTAACCATATATTCATCAAAACGCCTCCATACAGTTTGTATTTTCCTTTATCTTATTACATTTACCCTGCAACTTGCTAATTTATTCACATACAAACCATTTATAAATAGCGACGCGCGCCTGAATAATTACGTTGGTAAGCGCCTTGGTTCATTGATTCAATTTTTACTTTAGATGCATAATGCGGTGCGTGCAACATTTGACCGTTGCCTAAATACATCCCCACATGATACACCTTACCTTTACCTCCATTATATGCGAAGAATACAAAGTCACCTGGCTTCAAATCTTTTTTCGCCACTGGTGTTCCTTTTGTTGCCTGGTAAAATGAATCACGAGGTATCATTATGCCGTGCGTACGCATAACTGCATATAAAATTCCCGAACAATCATACCCCCATGAAGATGTACCTGCCCATAAATACGGTAAGTCCATAAAGCGTTTTGCTTCCTTAATAATTGTCTCTACTGACGGCTTTGGCACATCACTATAATTTTGGAATGATTTCGCATCAGTTTTCTTTAATAGTTTGATCCCTTTACTCGGTGTTTGTACGAAATAGTAATCTTTATCTTCTTTTATAACAGGTAAAATTGTTGCATAACTAATCTCTAAATGCTTCGTGGCATCTGAATTATATAATGGCGCTTTTTTAGCAGTCACAATGGCAATCGCACAATCATCATAGTTCATCTTTGTTGAAGCGAGATGTGATTTCGAAACCCAACCTGGATAGCCTTCTTTTTGATAAGGGACATACTGGTCATTCGCTGCAACACGCATCCAGTTGCCTTGCGTTTCTAGTACTGTTACTTCATCTCCGTACAATGCTTGCGTATCTGTACGATCAACTAGCCATTTTTTTTGCGCTAATGACATCGAAGAAATCCATTTCTGCATTTCAACCGGATTTGTAGTCGATGGCGTGTCTACTGCGCGAGATTTATTGCGGTGTTTCCATAAATTCGTTACTGCTACATCCACTTTATATGTAGTTGTATCTGTTTCACGCGCACAACTTAATTGCTCTTGTGGCTTTTCAGTTACGATAGGCTCTTGTGGTTGTTGTGGGTCCTGAACTACAGGTTTTTCAAGTCGGAATGATGGATCTAAAACGCGCGCCATAAATACCGCAAAGCTCCCACGTGTTAACGATGCCTCTGGATGGAACTTCCCATCTTCAAAGCCGATCGTGATTTGATTGGCAATTAAAATATTAATTGAAGCTGCTGCCCAATGTGTGGCTGGCACATCTGGGAAACTACTATCCTCAACCGCTCCTGTTAAGGGAAACGCTTGAACTAAAATTGCCGCAGTCTGTGCACGCGTTAAATTTTGATCTGGATTAAACTGACCGTTATTCCCTGTCATAGCCCCATACTCTGTTATTGCTGCAATAATCGGCATTCGCGGATCATCTGCCGCAACATCTGAATAGGTAGGAATCGGACTTAATTCGGTATCTAATTGCAATGCTCGTACAAGCATTTCTGCCGCCTCATAGCGTGTA is part of the Solibacillus sp. FSL K6-1523 genome and harbors:
- a CDS encoding polysaccharide deacetylase family protein yields the protein MKKVMLGLSVLSSAACYTVLPTIFTRTFSKRIVKNTAQKGLLLTFDDGPNPQYTPQLLHLLKKYKVCAVFFVVAKKALQHPELIKRMQAEGHVIGIHHYTHQSSFVMTPAKLKRQLLKSKQILESITNEPVTLYRPPWGHFNAATLKIAKDFQIMMWTSIFGDWKVQTCKTSLLQQLHQARCDGAIYVLHDCGQTFGADHDAPEHMLQTLHHFLEQATREGQVFTNPHDWTKQYVHS
- the ahpF gene encoding alkyl hydroperoxide reductase subunit F, with product MLDNQIKAQLQQYLTMLEGDLVLKVSAGDDKVSKDLLELVTEIEKMSPRITLEHTILERTPSFSVNKKGEADSGIAFAGLPLGHEFTSLVLALLQVSGRAPKVDESVIKRVQAIKEPIHFESFVSLTCHNCPDVVQALNIMAVLNPNISHVMIEGGAFQHEVTERDVMAVPTVFANGKNFAGGRMDIEDILNLIGSKSDGSEFENVEPFEVLVVGGGPAGAAAAIYSARKGIRTGIVAERFGGQVNDTLSIENIIGTNATEGPKFVASLESHVADYEIDVMKAQRAAKIEKKDFVEVTLENGAVLKGKTVILSTGARYRQLGVPGEQEFKNKGVAYCPHCDGPIFKGKNIAVVGGGNSGVEAAIDLAGIVNHVTLLQGAAELTADKVLQERVRSLKNVTVITNAFTKEITGTNKVNGLTYLDNVSGEERHIELEGLFVQIGLLPNTEFLQGAITMNAHGEIIVDKHGATNMPGVFAAGDCTDAAFKQIIISMGAGATAALGAFDYMIRNTSGESEVVNA
- a CDS encoding GNAT family N-acetyltransferase codes for the protein MFTYQIDEELALKLVTIQDAPRVFELTDGSRTYLKQWLPWLDTTKTVQDTENYIKFTLQIFADNKGLNTAIVYKGEIVGIAGFNDVNWSNHTAYIGYWLGESYQGHGIMTRVAKALTEYAFTELKLNKVEIRAAQGNRKSRSIPERLGYVNEGCIRNAEWLYDQYVDHVVYGMLASEWKSK
- a CDS encoding DedA family protein; this encodes MFTVDNVLNLIQQYGAIIIFICLFFGIVGIPAPEETLLFIIGIFIHSQKLNGVTSVMSAILGAFIGMTVAYGIGHYAGAPVFQKVVKRLKLNNSQVQAWQEKYQSNYRRALIVGFFIPGARQMNPYIAGLSHIPLLPFLLYSFIGTLIWTVPFIALGYLSGNLFHIPYKYLPLIGLGIALLFGLYYLLKKK
- a CDS encoding MGDG synthase family glycosyltransferase; translation: MILILPFMQMKSGHHLVADALEAHIRQQDPQVSVEKVDIFHHTWPRLERVVSKCYLTWIQQYPKSYSRFYKENFNAKDYQVRLFQPFEYMMEQALEQIILEKQPEAIICTHSFPSHAASRLKQAGKIQVPIINAYTDFFTSGVWAKDGVDLHLAPSKFVATHLMEQFFVAEEKIVISGIPIHPEIQPVTNRQLKHPPHILIAGGNCGLGNIKSLVNQCLGLSNIHFSVLCGNNKRLLQELQNLSLPNVTPLPYIASRAQMNALYDQVDAIISKPGGVTVAEALSKKIPIFIESVLPGQEQINMDYLLPAQLVFQTTDCAHSLLEVYSTLKNEMEMDKFKRAIQMYEQDLDLQVGELIHKILGHLPHAKQPYPYEPFNRLALLS
- a CDS encoding DUF948 domain-containing protein, whose product is MNIWLLAAVIILILAVVIFVGCIAVVIFPLKNVITVILAHMQGIQKQLEGIQTQTTALTATVDKMKTDLDYKKQSFQTVVQSVKDVGTALNVLNDSSQKATTAIVKQFQNDEEKQAQVERWTNTAVSFLNRKAN
- the ahpC gene encoding alkyl hydroperoxide reductase subunit C; the encoded protein is MALIGKEIQEFSAKAFQKGEFIDVSSENFKGQWSVVCFYPADFTFVCPTELGDLQNEYATLKSLGVEVYSVSTDTHFTHKAWHDTSDVIGTIEYIMIGDPSHTISKGFDVLNEEDGLAERGTFIIDPDGVVQAVEINAGGIGRDASTLVNKIKAAQYVRNNPGEVCPAKWEEGSATLTPSLDLVGKI
- a CDS encoding methyl-accepting chemotaxis protein, producing the protein MSIKLKIIGFFILFAIVLGGTAGTILFIEKNSLNKQSKETTESLTEQATETVKKDLQRLTSLIGEQVITMEKEIDRTMFHAALILQEMDRNNDVSLAQLEQLKTTTGMGDYYIAGTDGVFTLSTEAGAPGLSLYDIWDGYRMLMTGETTELPSAMKIKVETGEIFKFTAIPRANGKGIVQSSLAVDGVEDMLTTFFEQDYGLQSLNLFDNSSLVLTENNVSGAKSTFEKGKVTTDEEVAAIFSGKEASVKMDGNIAEVYAPVYYDGEVRYALYASIDTQPYFASTNYTSDSLKEISAAISSSIIQTILISIVIMIVLLAILSGVITKQLKPLGLFAKNLRELGTNDEISEVKEAELKEIQSAIEEVKQHYKTILTSVHDNTQAVSQAQGEYSSEMHTTTETLYEVTAAVRSTAYNTQQQAEQVMQAEQNIENKAIMLQQVLGQTEELAKFSHDTKSATLHSIKGMELLSKTIDTMAEEVHYNGDRMNGLLDNSAQIGDIIQLIENIANNTNLLALNASIEAARAGEQGKGFAVVADEVRKLAEQSAVATRKISGILLELQQEIGLAKTSNDQQITTIESSKVEMTDARYLIEQLIDSTELSRHKITALDKLVEDLELSGQDENRIFKSLYTSIQSNAANSEELLSMIEGVSLSVQRLNGLLDALVSHTEELEHAF
- a CDS encoding NlpC/P60 family protein, which produces MIRKLLVPIFALCLFFTGAMATVQAQLFTDVPDSSQQKAELDFLISYGIIDAEPTGAFRIKDTITRYEAAEMLVRALQLDTELSPIPTYSDVAADDPRMPIIAAITEYGAMTGNNGQFNPDQNLTRAQTAAILVQAFPLTGAVEDSSFPDVPATHWAAASINILIANQITIGFEDGKFHPEASLTRGSFAVFMARVLDPSFRLEKPVVQDPQQPQEPIVTEKPQEQLSCARETDTTTYKVDVAVTNLWKHRNKSRAVDTPSTTNPVEMQKWISSMSLAQKKWLVDRTDTQALYGDEVTVLETQGNWMRVAANDQYVPYQKEGYPGWVSKSHLASTKMNYDDCAIAIVTAKKAPLYNSDATKHLEISYATILPVIKEDKDYYFVQTPSKGIKLLKKTDAKSFQNYSDVPKPSVETIIKEAKRFMDLPYLWAGTSSWGYDCSGILYAVMRTHGIMIPRDSFYQATKGTPVAKKDLKPGDFVFFAYNGGKGKVYHVGMYLGNGQMLHAPHYASKVKIESMNQGAYQRNYSGARRYL